A stretch of the Azorhizobium caulinodans ORS 571 genome encodes the following:
- a CDS encoding (2Fe-2S)-binding protein, with protein sequence MPITLSINGQTRTVEAEPDTPLLWVLRDELDLTGTKFGCGQALCGACTVHVDGAAVRSCQTAIGDVGDAKVTTIEGLKSREAEAVQAAWRQLDVVQCGYCQSGQIMSAVALLTDNKKPTDADIDAAMDGNVCRCATYQRVRAAIHDAARRLEA encoded by the coding sequence ATGCCCATCACCCTTTCCATCAACGGCCAGACCCGGACGGTCGAGGCCGAGCCGGACACGCCCCTTCTCTGGGTGCTGCGCGACGAACTGGACCTCACCGGCACCAAGTTCGGCTGCGGCCAGGCCCTCTGCGGCGCCTGCACGGTGCATGTGGACGGCGCCGCCGTTCGCTCCTGCCAGACCGCCATCGGCGACGTTGGCGACGCCAAGGTCACCACCATCGAGGGCCTGAAGAGCCGCGAGGCCGAGGCCGTCCAGGCGGCCTGGCGTCAGCTCGATGTGGTCCAGTGCGGCTATTGCCAGTCCGGCCAGATCATGTCCGCCGTGGCGCTGCTCACCGACAACAAGAAGCCCACGGACGCCGACATCGACGCCGCCATGGACGGCAATGTCTGCCGCTGTGCCACCTACCAGCGCGTCCGCGCCGCCATCCACGACGCCGCCCGCCGGCTGGAGGCCTGA
- a CDS encoding winged helix-turn-helix transcriptional regulator, which yields MQTDLPPNTYAADCPTRQILDRIADKWAVLILQLLADEPQRFNALRRKIQGLSQKVLSQTLKTLERDGFVTRTAFPTVPVTVEYALTPLGASLAETLTPLSRWAEAHIKDVEAARAAFDHRRATSGEGVPQGQTESHAPVAL from the coding sequence ATGCAGACCGATCTCCCGCCGAACACCTATGCCGCCGATTGCCCCACCCGCCAGATTCTCGACCGGATCGCGGACAAATGGGCCGTGCTCATCCTGCAGTTGCTGGCGGACGAACCCCAGCGCTTCAACGCGCTGCGGCGGAAGATCCAGGGCCTGTCGCAGAAGGTCCTCTCGCAGACGCTGAAGACGCTGGAACGCGACGGCTTCGTCACCCGCACGGCTTTCCCCACGGTGCCGGTGACGGTCGAGTATGCCCTCACGCCCCTCGGGGCCTCGCTCGCGGAAACCCTCACGCCCCTGTCCCGTTGGGCGGAGGCGCACATCAAGGATGTGGAAGCCGCCCGCGCCGCCTTCGACCACCGCCGGGCCACGTCCGGCGAGGGCGTTCCGCAAGGCCAGACAGAGAGTCACGCCCCCGTCGCGCTTTGA
- a CDS encoding TIGR00266 family protein, which translates to MRHQITGTTLPVLQVTLAAGETLLAETDRLSWMTNNIALETTTSAGTGGGGFFGAIGRAISGGGLFMTHFTAQGGEGLVAFAATVPGAIIEEQVSPGRGFMIHRHGFLAGSAELTLAIGFQQNLGSGVFGGNGFVLQRLTGQGTAFIELGGEIVSYELQPGQQLLVHPGHVGMFEESVGFDITMMRGIRNVLFGGDGLFLAQLTGPGRVWLQTLTPSKLAHALEPYLPRDQK; encoded by the coding sequence ATGCGCCACCAGATCACCGGCACCACCCTCCCCGTCCTTCAGGTCACGCTGGCGGCGGGGGAGACGCTGCTGGCCGAAACCGACCGCCTGTCCTGGATGACCAACAACATCGCGCTGGAGACAACCACCAGCGCGGGCACGGGCGGCGGCGGCTTCTTCGGCGCCATCGGCCGGGCCATTTCAGGCGGCGGGCTGTTCATGACCCACTTCACCGCGCAGGGCGGCGAGGGGCTGGTGGCCTTTGCCGCCACCGTGCCGGGCGCGATCATCGAGGAACAGGTCTCGCCAGGGCGCGGGTTCATGATCCACCGCCACGGCTTCCTTGCCGGCTCGGCGGAGCTCACGCTCGCCATCGGCTTCCAGCAGAATCTCGGCTCCGGCGTGTTCGGCGGCAACGGCTTCGTGCTCCAGCGCCTCACCGGCCAAGGCACCGCCTTCATCGAGCTGGGCGGCGAGATCGTCAGCTACGAACTCCAGCCGGGCCAGCAGCTTCTGGTGCACCCCGGCCATGTGGGCATGTTCGAGGAGAGCGTCGGCTTCGACATCACCATGATGCGGGGCATCCGCAACGTGCTGTTCGGCGGCGATGGCCTGTTCCTCGCCCAGCTCACCGGCCCCGGCCGCGTGTGGCTCCAGACCCTCACCCCCTCCAAGCTCGCCCACGCGCTAGAGCCCTATCTGCCGCGCGACCAGAAGTGA
- a CDS encoding putative bifunctional diguanylate cyclase/phosphodiesterase: protein MASEKIEASGEAARASGQDQPQPMVQQALPYPVPDNEEARLAVLASYHLMDTPPEADFDRLAALAARVFDVPIVLVSLLGRDRQFFKASVGFPVCETSREVSFCAHAIMQDEILVIPDATRDPRFRANPLVLGPPFIRFYAGRPLIAPTGEKVGTVCLIDHEPRFRFTETDRHNLNDLAAMAVDRMELRRLDHARNISQARFENIAATSPDAIICMNAQGEIGFWNSSAERLFGHGAQDIHGRSCRILVPGHLRRAYDVLMERMRRGGGLGSALRTFEVTGRRRDGVEFPAECSLSIWRDGPNLSVGAIVRDVSDRRQNEERLFRLASRDTLTDLPNRSAWRQCLSQTLASEPGATVLMIDLDGFKEANDTLGHSAGDAVLKEVAGRLASSCHEALIVARLGGDEFVVLLAGNDEHRARVVAERVVAAVTDRYGVGERKVSIGASIGIAFYPAHGARGEDLISAADLALYRAKAGGKGCYEVFTPMLREVAIARRAFEEELRRAFENGEFELYYQPQVLTSRGQLMGAEALLRWNHPQRGLLTPVSFLDVLSHKPSAAEVGEWILNTALRQAAEWRVAVPGFRMGVNLFEAQFRSGRLMSTVRRALAESGLPPDALELEIVETILLQTDPATIRLLHDLRALGVGLAFDDYGTGFASLSLLKRYPVSRLKIDRSFLRNVNDAPRDAAIVKAVLFLGRAFGMSVIAEGVEDERQMAFLRENGCDEAQGYLFGRPMPAREFAARFILCDTPPGDCGPELRERARIGA from the coding sequence ATGGCGAGTGAGAAGATCGAGGCCTCCGGCGAGGCCGCGCGGGCGAGCGGGCAAGACCAGCCACAGCCAATGGTGCAGCAGGCTCTGCCCTATCCGGTGCCGGACAATGAGGAGGCACGCCTCGCGGTGCTGGCCTCCTACCATCTGATGGATACTCCGCCGGAGGCGGATTTCGACCGGCTGGCCGCCCTGGCTGCGCGGGTTTTCGACGTGCCCATCGTCCTCGTGTCGCTGCTGGGCCGCGACCGGCAGTTCTTCAAGGCGAGCGTGGGCTTTCCCGTCTGCGAGACGAGCCGGGAGGTCTCGTTCTGCGCCCATGCCATCATGCAGGACGAGATCCTCGTCATTCCCGATGCCACCCGCGATCCGCGCTTCCGCGCCAACCCGCTGGTGCTTGGCCCGCCCTTCATCCGCTTCTATGCCGGCCGCCCGCTGATCGCGCCCACGGGCGAGAAGGTGGGCACGGTCTGCCTCATCGATCACGAGCCCCGCTTCCGCTTCACCGAGACCGACCGGCACAACCTCAACGACCTGGCCGCCATGGCGGTGGACCGCATGGAACTGCGGCGGCTGGACCACGCCCGCAACATCAGCCAGGCCCGGTTCGAGAACATCGCCGCCACCTCCCCCGATGCCATCATCTGCATGAATGCGCAGGGCGAGATCGGCTTCTGGAACAGTTCCGCCGAGCGCCTGTTCGGCCATGGGGCGCAGGACATTCACGGCCGGTCCTGCCGCATTCTGGTGCCCGGTCACCTGCGCCGGGCCTATGACGTGCTGATGGAGCGCATGCGCCGGGGCGGCGGCCTCGGCTCCGCCCTGCGCACGTTCGAGGTGACGGGCCGGCGAAGGGACGGCGTCGAGTTTCCCGCCGAATGCTCCCTCTCCATCTGGCGTGACGGCCCGAACCTCAGCGTGGGGGCCATCGTGCGCGATGTGAGCGACCGGCGGCAGAATGAGGAGCGGCTCTTCCGCCTCGCCTCGCGGGATACGCTCACCGACCTGCCGAACCGCAGCGCGTGGCGCCAGTGCCTGTCGCAGACGCTGGCCTCCGAGCCCGGTGCCACCGTTCTGATGATCGATCTCGACGGCTTCAAGGAAGCCAACGATACGCTCGGGCACTCCGCCGGTGATGCGGTGCTCAAGGAGGTGGCGGGTCGACTGGCCTCCAGTTGCCATGAGGCGCTCATCGTGGCGCGGCTCGGCGGCGACGAGTTCGTGGTGCTGCTGGCCGGCAATGACGAGCATCGGGCGCGGGTGGTGGCCGAGCGCGTGGTCGCGGCCGTCACCGACCGCTACGGCGTCGGCGAGCGCAAGGTCTCCATCGGCGCCAGCATCGGCATCGCTTTCTATCCGGCCCATGGCGCGCGCGGCGAGGATCTCATCAGCGCCGCGGATCTTGCGCTCTACAGGGCGAAGGCCGGCGGCAAGGGCTGCTACGAGGTCTTCACGCCGATGCTGCGCGAGGTGGCCATCGCCCGCCGCGCCTTCGAGGAGGAACTGCGCCGGGCCTTCGAGAACGGCGAGTTCGAGCTCTATTACCAGCCGCAGGTGCTCACTTCGCGCGGCCAGTTGATGGGGGCCGAGGCGCTGCTGCGCTGGAACCATCCGCAGCGCGGCCTTCTCACCCCCGTCTCCTTCCTGGACGTGCTGAGCCACAAGCCTTCCGCCGCGGAGGTGGGGGAATGGATCCTCAACACCGCGCTGAGGCAGGCGGCTGAATGGCGGGTGGCGGTGCCGGGCTTCCGCATGGGCGTCAATCTGTTCGAGGCGCAGTTCCGCTCCGGCCGGCTGATGAGCACGGTGCGCCGGGCGCTGGCGGAGAGCGGCCTGCCGCCCGACGCGCTGGAACTCGAGATCGTGGAGACGATCCTGCTTCAGACGGACCCCGCCACCATCCGCCTGCTGCATGATCTGCGCGCCCTCGGCGTCGGCCTCGCCTTTGATGATTACGGCACCGGCTTTGCGTCCCTGAGCCTCCTCAAGCGCTATCCCGTCTCCCGGCTGAAGATCGACCGCTCCTTCCTGCGCAATGTGAACGACGCACCGCGGGACGCCGCCATCGTGAAGGCCGTGCTCTTCCTCGGCCGGGCCTTCGGCATGTCGGTCATCGCGGAAGGGGTGGAAGACGAGCGGCAGATGGCCTTCCTGCGGGAGAATGGCTGCGACGAGGCGCAGGGCTATCTGTTCGGGCGGCCGATGCCCGCGCGCGAATTCGCGGCGCGCTTCATCCTGTGCGACACGCCCCCGGGGGACTGCGGGCCGGAGTTACGGGAGCGTGCTAGGATCGGCGCATGA
- a CDS encoding GNAT family N-acetyltransferase gives MTLPIRPARPEDRAAIEALVHAAYSPYVARNGLLPGPMRDDYGQLIGEGRVHVAEADGAIAGLLVLLPQDDALLLDNVAVDPARHGTGIGRALLLFAEESARAAGYGAIRLYTQEIMVENVALYSRIGYRETHRAEEKGLKRIYMLKTLAA, from the coding sequence ATGACGCTGCCCATCCGCCCCGCCCGACCCGAGGACCGCGCCGCCATCGAAGCGCTGGTCCATGCCGCCTATTCGCCTTATGTCGCGCGCAACGGGCTGCTGCCCGGCCCCATGCGCGACGATTACGGCCAACTCATCGGAGAAGGCCGGGTCCATGTGGCGGAGGCGGATGGCGCGATCGCCGGCCTCTTGGTCCTGCTGCCACAGGACGATGCCCTGCTGCTCGACAATGTGGCGGTGGACCCCGCGCGGCACGGCACCGGCATCGGCCGCGCGCTGCTCCTGTTTGCAGAGGAGAGCGCCCGTGCCGCCGGCTATGGCGCGATCCGGCTCTACACGCAGGAGATCATGGTCGAGAATGTCGCGCTCTATAGCCGCATCGGCTATCGCGAGACCCACCGGGCCGAGGAGAAGGGCCTGAAGCGCATCTACATGCTGAAGACGCTCGCAGCCTGA
- a CDS encoding NAD(P)-dependent oxidoreductase yields MKIAVIGASGNAGAEITAELARRGHQVTAIARNADKIAKLPGVTAVAGDAGDAAGIAKLIAGHDAVVSSIHFLASDADELISAVKQAGVPRYLVVGGAGSLEVAPGVKLFDTPDFPAIYLGEAKAGGAFLDKLKAEPDLNWTFLSPAALFFHGPRTGTFRVGGDGLLVAADGNSSISFADYAIALADEIETPRHPRARFTVGY; encoded by the coding sequence ATGAAGATCGCAGTCATCGGCGCCTCGGGAAATGCCGGCGCCGAAATCACCGCCGAACTCGCCCGCCGCGGCCATCAGGTCACCGCCATCGCCCGCAATGCGGACAAGATCGCCAAGCTGCCCGGCGTGACGGCCGTAGCCGGCGATGCGGGCGATGCTGCCGGAATCGCCAAGCTGATCGCCGGCCATGATGCCGTGGTCAGCTCCATCCATTTCCTGGCCAGCGACGCGGATGAGCTGATTTCCGCGGTGAAGCAGGCAGGCGTGCCGCGCTATCTGGTGGTCGGCGGGGCCGGCAGCCTCGAGGTGGCGCCCGGGGTAAAGCTCTTCGATACGCCGGACTTCCCCGCGATCTACCTCGGCGAAGCCAAGGCGGGCGGCGCCTTCCTCGACAAGCTGAAGGCCGAGCCGGACCTCAACTGGACCTTCCTCTCGCCCGCCGCTCTGTTCTTCCATGGCCCGCGCACCGGCACCTTCCGCGTCGGCGGTGACGGGCTTCTGGTGGCGGCGGATGGCAACAGCTCGATCTCCTTCGCCGATTATGCCATCGCGCTGGCGGACGAGATCGAGACGCCGCGCCATCCCCGCGCGCGCTTCACCGTCGGCTACTGA
- a CDS encoding OmpA family protein: protein MSVLICAACRLFRRDGVVSPLALFLLLLAAAAVPARAADVPGSRDYPGISRYAGSEIIRYEVKAFDDYVLVTEPMKGRARQGLELKGQVFRITYRNPPNRTSLEVLENYRTALQAAGASEIFTCAHRACGGRDFNIAQVDPQNYTRMGDNYDDQRYLAARLQAPGKDVYVALFITRSQSGAAADKDRIFTQLHVIEVKSMDANMVVVDASRMADSIGKTGSVALYGILFDFNSAVIKPESKATLDEIASLLRKAPDLKLVVVGHTDNVGGMDSNMKLSQARAEAVRRALVEQYAIAAARLQAWGAGFMAPVASNRTDEGRAKNRRVELVEQ, encoded by the coding sequence ATGTCCGTGCTGATCTGCGCTGCCTGCCGCCTCTTCCGCCGGGACGGGGTGGTCTCTCCTCTCGCCCTCTTCCTGCTCCTTCTTGCCGCGGCTGCGGTCCCGGCGCGGGCCGCCGACGTGCCCGGCTCACGGGATTATCCCGGCATCAGCCGCTATGCGGGCTCCGAGATCATCCGCTACGAGGTCAAGGCGTTCGACGACTATGTGCTCGTCACTGAGCCGATGAAGGGCCGCGCGCGGCAGGGGCTCGAACTCAAGGGGCAGGTGTTCCGCATCACCTACCGCAACCCGCCCAACCGCACCTCGCTGGAAGTGCTGGAGAACTACCGCACCGCGCTTCAGGCGGCGGGGGCGAGCGAGATCTTCACCTGCGCCCATCGGGCCTGCGGCGGGCGGGACTTCAATATCGCCCAGGTGGACCCTCAGAACTACACCCGCATGGGCGACAATTACGACGACCAGCGCTATCTCGCCGCCAGGCTTCAGGCGCCGGGCAAGGACGTCTATGTGGCGCTGTTCATCACCCGCTCGCAATCCGGCGCGGCGGCCGACAAGGACCGCATCTTCACCCAGCTCCACGTGATCGAGGTGAAGTCGATGGATGCCAACATGGTGGTGGTGGACGCCTCCAGGATGGCGGACAGCATCGGCAAGACCGGCAGCGTCGCGCTCTACGGCATCCTGTTCGACTTCAACAGCGCGGTCATCAAGCCGGAGTCCAAGGCGACGCTCGACGAGATCGCCAGCCTGCTCCGCAAGGCGCCGGACCTGAAGCTGGTCGTCGTCGGCCACACCGACAATGTGGGCGGCATGGACAGCAACATGAAGCTCTCGCAGGCCCGTGCAGAGGCGGTGCGCCGGGCGCTGGTGGAGCAATATGCCATCGCCGCCGCGCGGCTGCAGGCCTGGGGCGCGGGCTTCATGGCACCGGTCGCCTCCAACCGCACCGACGAGGGGCGGGCCAAGAACCGCCGCGTGGAGCTGGTGGAACAGTAA
- a CDS encoding histone deacetylase family protein: protein MTTLLITHPAGLAHATPTGHPERADRLRALDRIFEQERFANLLRDQAPRGEREDIIRVHPADFVDALGEATPAEGIVRIDSDTILSPGSWEAVLRAVGGACFAVDEVMEKRVDNAFVAMRPPGHHCETRRPMGFCLLNQAAIAARHAQAKYGLGRVAIIDFDVHHGNGTQEIFWADDSVLYASTHEMPLYPGTGAVGEVGITGNIVNAPLRSGDAGDKFKEAFESRILPRLETFRPELVIISAGFDAHKNDPLASLRLVDTDFGWVTKKLMDVADKHSDGRLVSILEGGYDLEGLAQSAAAHVTALMHG from the coding sequence ATGACCACCCTGCTCATCACCCATCCCGCGGGCCTTGCCCACGCGACCCCCACCGGCCATCCGGAACGGGCCGACCGGCTGCGGGCGCTCGATCGCATCTTCGAGCAGGAGCGCTTCGCCAATCTGCTGCGCGATCAGGCGCCGCGCGGGGAGCGGGAGGACATCATCCGCGTGCATCCGGCGGACTTCGTGGACGCCTTGGGCGAGGCGACCCCGGCCGAGGGCATCGTGCGCATCGACAGCGACACCATCCTCTCTCCCGGCTCGTGGGAAGCGGTGCTCCGCGCCGTGGGCGGCGCGTGTTTTGCCGTGGACGAGGTGATGGAGAAGCGCGTGGACAACGCCTTCGTCGCCATGCGCCCGCCTGGCCACCATTGCGAGACGCGTCGGCCCATGGGGTTCTGCCTGCTCAACCAGGCCGCCATCGCCGCCCGCCATGCGCAGGCGAAATACGGCCTCGGCCGGGTGGCGATCATCGATTTCGACGTGCATCACGGCAACGGCACGCAGGAGATCTTCTGGGCCGACGACAGCGTGCTCTATGCCTCCACCCACGAGATGCCGCTCTATCCCGGCACCGGGGCGGTGGGCGAGGTGGGCATCACCGGCAACATCGTGAATGCACCGCTGCGTTCCGGCGATGCGGGCGACAAGTTCAAGGAGGCCTTCGAGAGCCGCATCCTGCCGCGGCTTGAGACCTTCCGGCCCGAGCTCGTCATCATCTCCGCCGGTTTCGACGCCCACAAGAACGATCCTCTGGCCTCCCTGCGCCTCGTGGACACGGACTTCGGCTGGGTGACGAAGAAGCTGATGGATGTGGCCGACAAGCATTCGGACGGCCGCCTCGTCTCCATTCTGGAGGGCGGCTACGACCTCGAAGGCCTCGCCCAGTCCGCCGCGGCGCACGTGACGGCGTTGATGCACGGGTGA
- a CDS encoding xanthine dehydrogenase family protein molybdopterin-binding subunit, producing the protein MNAILKAAEAGLSRRAILRAMGGVGIGLVIGTDILPTGPAAAATDAAAASINPFVRIAPDGTITVVVKHLDLGQGTTTGFATLVAEELDADLSKVKTEFAPLDPKVYGNAAFGGAQGTGGSTSMAASFDVYRRAGAAARAMLLAAGAKALNVPADAITITSGTLMAGPKTATFGELAASAAREPVPQDPPLKKAANYALVGKEGTHRVDNLLKTTGTATYTQDVKLPGMLVAVVAHPPRFGAKALKVDDAAARAVKGVEAVVVVPQGVAVLAKTTYAAMKGRNALKVEWDEAKAEKRGTDALREEYRALLGKPGNVAETEGNVEDAFKAPGVKVVEADFEFPFLAHAPMEPMNAVAQITGDQVTIWTASQFPSADAPGAAAAAGTSVDKVTINSLWAGGSFGRRAVANADFVVEAVAIAKAHGKGVPVKLVWTREDDMKAGYYRPMYLHRVKAAVDASGKPVAWKHHVVGQSILSGTLFEKMMVVNNIDATSIEGAAGMGYAIPNLHVELTSPKVGVPVLWWRSVGHTHTAYAVEVMIDQLAKAAGKDPVAFRMEILKDPRLKAVLALAAEKARWGTTLEKGRFRGVAAHKSFNTYVAEVAEITLLEKGYRVDRVVAAVDCGFVVNPDVVRAQVEGGVGFGLGHVMQDAITLTDGQVDQANFDTYEPLRMSQMPKVEVHIVPSTEKPTGIGEPGVPPIGPAVANALFAATGKPMLNLPFNRQTIGS; encoded by the coding sequence ATGAATGCCATTCTCAAAGCCGCCGAAGCCGGTCTCTCGCGCCGCGCCATCCTCAGGGCCATGGGCGGGGTCGGCATCGGCCTCGTCATCGGCACCGACATCCTGCCCACCGGCCCCGCCGCCGCGGCGACGGATGCCGCCGCCGCCAGCATCAATCCCTTCGTGCGCATCGCGCCGGACGGCACCATCACGGTGGTGGTGAAGCATCTCGACCTCGGCCAGGGCACCACCACGGGCTTTGCCACGCTGGTGGCGGAGGAACTGGACGCCGACCTCTCCAAGGTGAAGACCGAGTTCGCCCCGCTCGACCCCAAGGTCTATGGCAATGCCGCCTTCGGCGGCGCGCAGGGCACCGGCGGCTCCACTTCCATGGCGGCAAGCTTCGACGTCTATCGCCGGGCGGGTGCTGCGGCCCGCGCCATGCTTCTGGCGGCGGGCGCCAAGGCGCTCAACGTGCCGGCGGATGCCATCACCATCACCTCCGGCACGCTGATGGCCGGCCCGAAGACCGCCACCTTCGGCGAACTCGCCGCCTCGGCCGCGCGCGAGCCGGTGCCGCAGGACCCGCCGCTCAAGAAGGCGGCCAATTACGCGCTGGTGGGCAAGGAGGGCACGCACCGCGTGGACAACCTCCTCAAGACCACGGGCACCGCCACCTATACGCAGGACGTGAAGCTGCCCGGCATGCTGGTGGCGGTGGTGGCCCATCCCCCGCGCTTCGGCGCCAAGGCGCTGAAGGTGGACGATGCCGCCGCCCGCGCCGTGAAGGGCGTCGAGGCGGTGGTCGTGGTGCCGCAGGGCGTCGCGGTGCTGGCCAAGACCACCTATGCCGCCATGAAGGGCCGCAACGCCCTGAAGGTGGAGTGGGACGAAGCCAAGGCGGAGAAGCGCGGCACCGATGCGCTGCGCGAGGAATATCGCGCGCTGCTGGGCAAGCCTGGCAACGTGGCCGAGACCGAAGGCAATGTGGAGGACGCCTTCAAGGCGCCCGGCGTGAAGGTGGTGGAGGCGGATTTCGAATTTCCCTTCCTCGCGCACGCGCCCATGGAGCCCATGAATGCGGTGGCCCAGATCACCGGTGATCAGGTGACCATCTGGACCGCCTCGCAATTCCCCTCCGCCGACGCCCCCGGCGCGGCGGCGGCGGCGGGCACCAGCGTCGACAAGGTGACCATCAACAGCCTCTGGGCGGGCGGCAGCTTCGGCCGCCGCGCGGTCGCCAATGCCGACTTCGTGGTGGAGGCCGTGGCCATCGCCAAGGCCCACGGCAAGGGCGTGCCGGTGAAGCTGGTGTGGACCCGCGAGGACGACATGAAGGCGGGCTACTACCGCCCCATGTATCTGCACCGGGTGAAGGCGGCGGTGGATGCCTCCGGCAAGCCGGTGGCGTGGAAGCACCATGTGGTCGGCCAGTCCATCCTCTCGGGCACCCTCTTCGAGAAGATGATGGTGGTGAACAATATCGACGCCACCTCCATCGAGGGCGCGGCGGGCATGGGCTACGCCATTCCCAACCTGCATGTGGAGCTCACCAGCCCCAAGGTGGGGGTGCCGGTGCTGTGGTGGCGCTCGGTCGGCCACACCCACACCGCTTATGCGGTGGAGGTGATGATCGACCAGCTCGCCAAGGCCGCCGGCAAGGACCCGGTGGCGTTCCGGATGGAGATCCTGAAGGACCCGCGCCTCAAGGCGGTGCTGGCGCTGGCGGCCGAGAAGGCGCGCTGGGGCACCACGCTGGAGAAGGGCCGCTTCCGGGGCGTTGCCGCCCACAAGAGCTTCAACACCTATGTGGCCGAAGTGGCGGAGATCACGCTGCTGGAGAAGGGCTACCGGGTTGATCGCGTGGTGGCGGCGGTGGACTGCGGTTTCGTGGTCAATCCCGACGTGGTGCGGGCGCAGGTGGAAGGCGGCGTCGGCTTCGGCCTCGGCCATGTGATGCAGGACGCCATCACGCTGACCGACGGCCAGGTGGACCAGGCCAATTTCGATACCTACGAGCCGCTGCGCATGTCGCAGATGCCCAAGGTGGAGGTGCATATCGTGCCCTCCACCGAGAAGCCCACGGGCATCGGCGAGCCCGGCGTGCCGCCCATCGGGCCGGCGGTGGCCAACGCGCTGTTCGCGGCCACGGGCAAGCCGATGCTCAACCTGCCCTTCAACCGGCAGACCATCGGTTCCTGA
- a CDS encoding LLM class flavin-dependent oxidoreductase, whose translation MSLLELGLDTFGDVTVAADGTPKPHAQVLRDVVAEAVLADEVSVDFIGLGEHHRDDFAISAPDVVLAAIAARTQRIRLGSAVTVLSSDDPIRVFQRFSTLDALSNGRAEVILGRGSFTESFPLFGFALQDYETLFTQKLDLFAALLTNAPVTWSGSIRPPLKDQKVFPPIETGRLKTWIGVGGTPESVVRAAHYGLPLMLAIIGGAPSRFRAYAELYRRALEEARQPALPLGVHSPGYIADTDEAAKEEMFGPYKTMRDRIGAERGWPPMGRDEFEREVSHGSLYVGSPETVARKIATTAKALGLDRFDLKYSGGPIPHAGQMRCVELYGTKVIPMVRDMLA comes from the coding sequence TTGTCTCTCCTCGAACTCGGGCTCGACACCTTCGGCGATGTCACGGTCGCCGCCGACGGCACGCCCAAGCCCCACGCCCAGGTGTTGCGCGACGTGGTCGCCGAAGCCGTCCTCGCCGATGAGGTCAGCGTCGATTTCATCGGCCTCGGCGAGCACCATCGCGACGACTTCGCCATTTCCGCGCCGGACGTGGTGCTTGCCGCCATCGCCGCCCGAACGCAGCGCATCCGCCTCGGCTCGGCGGTGACCGTGCTCTCCTCGGATGATCCGATCCGCGTCTTCCAGCGCTTCTCCACCTTGGATGCGCTCTCCAACGGCCGGGCGGAAGTCATCCTCGGGCGCGGCTCCTTTACCGAGAGCTTCCCGCTGTTCGGCTTCGCGCTTCAGGATTACGAGACGCTGTTCACCCAGAAGCTCGATCTCTTCGCGGCGCTGCTCACCAATGCGCCGGTCACATGGTCGGGCTCCATTCGCCCGCCGCTGAAGGACCAGAAGGTCTTCCCGCCCATCGAGACGGGCCGGCTGAAGACCTGGATCGGCGTCGGCGGCACGCCGGAATCGGTGGTGCGCGCGGCCCATTACGGCCTGCCGCTGATGCTGGCCATCATCGGCGGCGCCCCCTCGCGCTTCCGCGCCTATGCGGAGCTGTACCGCCGCGCGCTGGAAGAGGCCCGCCAGCCCGCCTTGCCGCTCGGCGTCCACTCGCCCGGCTATATCGCCGATACGGACGAGGCGGCGAAGGAGGAGATGTTCGGCCCCTACAAGACCATGCGCGACCGCATCGGCGCCGAACGCGGCTGGCCGCCCATGGGCCGGGATGAGTTCGAGCGGGAAGTCTCCCACGGATCGCTCTATGTGGGCTCGCCCGAGACGGTGGCCCGCAAGATCGCCACCACCGCCAAGGCCCTCGGGCTCGACCGCTTCGACCTAAAATACAGCGGCGGCCCCATCCCCCACGCGGGCCAGATGCGTTGCGTCGAGCTCTACGGCACCAAGGTTATCCCCATGGTGCGCGACATGCTGGCCTGA